The following are encoded together in the Triticum dicoccoides isolate Atlit2015 ecotype Zavitan chromosome 6B, WEW_v2.0, whole genome shotgun sequence genome:
- the LOC119324775 gene encoding uncharacterized protein LOC119324775 gives MEETSFTVISTVLRGNKQAAFVFSSSTGQWRASIWNAGFGFFFRLWYTNGCFYGVTECRKKLLALDTRRMEFSLSDLPPEAGDFLQLDVGPFKQCVNIAIVEAGEGITGMFVLPHHTSNISYLTRRNNGGSSSQWQLKKTIPLDSSWYIFISSTGRYLLLLRRRRIEAFMLDIKTFQLEKVFSDVVSRYVYRSFPPSLFSSPTISCGVENEAEETLEQGCTASSSA, from the exons ATGGAAGAGACATCGTTCACGGTGATCTCAACTGTATTGCGCGGAAATAAGCAGGCCGCTTTTGTCTTCTCTTCCAGCACCGGACAATGGCGAGCTAGTATATGGAACGCCGGGTTTGGTTTCTTCTTCAGGCTCTGGTACACCAATGGCTGCTTCTATGGGGTGACAGAATGCAGGAAAAAGTTGCTAGCACTTGACACCCGGAGGATGGAGTTCTCACTTTCTGACCTCCCACCCGAAGCCGGAGATTTTTTGCAACTAGACGTAGGTCCTTTCAAACAGTGCGTGAATATAGCCATTGTGGAGGCAGGGGAAGGCATCACTGGGATGTTTGTGCTTCCACATCACACATCAAACATCAGTTATCTAACTAGGCGAAACAATGGTGGGAGTTCCAGCCAGTGGCAGTTGAAGAAGACAATCCCACTGGATTCTTCTTGGTACATTTTCATTAGTTCAACAGGGAGGTACTTGCTTCTACTACGAAGGAGAAGAATAGAAGCTTTCATGTTGGATATCAAAACATTCCAACTTGAGAAGGTGTTCAGTGATGTCGTTTCGCGGTATGTATATAGAAGCTTCCCACCGTCGTTGTTTTCGTCACCGACAATATCATGCG GTGTTGAGAACGAGGCCGAGGAGACGCTGGAACAAGGCTGCACTGCAAGCTCAAGTGCATAG